The Astyanax mexicanus isolate ESR-SI-001 chromosome 8, AstMex3_surface, whole genome shotgun sequence sequence tttttagggtgGAATTAAATTGGTTTAATGCCACACTTTGTATTTGAAACTGGTGTTTTATAGAAGAAACAGCATACATACATAAAGCAATCTatatagtgcttttccaccaaaagaactcttgaTTGTTGAACTAGTTCTGTTTAGGCTTATAAGTGCTTTTTAGGAAACCAGCCCAAGTTTCCACTAGTTTTAGTGAAACTGCCAAAATGTCATAAGCCATCAACAGGGGGTGGTGAACATGGTttgtgctgaagaacctagtaatCTAGGAAATCTGTGAAAAATGTCTGTGTTGATTGCTCACATTTTCTACAATATTTAAGATTTTGAAGGTCACGTAAAGTGGGCCAGGTATAATGTGGAAACCTGTAgtcaaaaacattaaacatttcaaTGCAGTTTTTTACcccaaataaaacatattaatgcaACCAATTTGGGCCAATGAGGTTCACTTCAGAGACTGAATGACTGGAGCTTTGAAGTACAACTTATTTTCTGTGCAAGTGTTTATCTGTTGTCAACAGAGATCAAATAATCTACTGCaagcaaagcaaacaaaaagcAATATATGAACATTAGGTGATCAAAATTAGTATAATTAGATATGCGTATCAGATTGTTTCACGTGTGGATGAGCGTTACCTGCAATTGCTGTTAAATCACCAAGATGTTTGGGCACACCCCCAATCAGTAAAGCCTGGACTTAACAAAAACTCTAATTATGCCCCACCCCCAGACAGATAGCACAGGGCTGGAACATTATTGAGGTACAAATATGTTGGAGGAGGGGCTTTTCACAATTAGCAGGCAGGAGAGAATAAAAAGGTCAGCTATAGAACAGAATGTTACTTGCTGCAGTGAGGAATTTGATGATCATGGGAAAGTTGTGGGGTTTGCTAACTTTTCTGCTGCTCTCGTTGAGCTGCCTGAGCAATGCAAACTTAATATGGACTCAAGCTGAGAAAGAACCACAAAACCTTCAGCTTCCTGGGTCACTCTCCCCTCAGACCTCTGGGCCAGGTTTTCCTCAGCAAACTCCACCACTTTCGTCTCAGTTTCTTGGGTCACCTTCTTCTCAAGTTTCTGGGTCGCTTTCTGCTCAGCTTCCTGGACTGTCTTATGCTCAGCCTTCTCTGCCACTTTCTGTTCAATCCTCTGGTCCACTTTCTGTTCAGGCTGCTGGGTCGCCTTCTGCTCAACAGTTTCCTGGACTGTTTTCTGCTCAGCCTTCTGGGTCCCTTTCTGCTCAGCCTTCTGGGTCCCTTTCTGCTCAGCTTTCTGGGCCACTTTCTGCTCAGTCCTCTGGGTCGATTTATGCTCCGCCCACTGGGCTGTTTTCTGGACCTCTTTCTGCTCAGCTCTCTGGGCCGCTTTATCCTCAGCCCTCTGGGCTGCTTTCTGCTCAGCAACCTAGGCCTCTCTTTCCTCAGCCTTCTGGGCCTCTTTTTCTTCAGTCTCCTGGGCCAGTTCTTTCTCAAGTTCCTGGGCAACTCTTTCCCCAGATTTCTGAAAACATTGCTCCTCAACTTCCCGGGCCACTTGTTCCTACAAGCTATGGTCCTAAAATACCGTTGGCCAATGCTGCTAAATGCCAACTGAATGATGTTGACAAGGTTCCTTGTGGAGAGCCTAGCATAGATGCTTCTCACTGTGGTGCTATAAACTGCTGTTTTGATGGGCAGAACTGCTACTATGGGAAaactggtaattttttttttctctcaatttaccttgtaaacttttattttgtggtGTTGCAGTTGACAAGTTAAGTCTTTGCTTTGTTTTCAGTGACTGTCCAGTGCACAATCGATGGGCAGTTTGTGTTGGTAGTGGCCCGGGATGCAACTCTTCCCAGGATCAGCTTGGATTCCATCAGCCTGTTGGGAGGAAGTGATGGACCCTGTGGTGTTGCTGACTATAATGCTAACTTTGCTATATACCAGTTTCCTGTAACAGCCTGTGGCACAAGAGCAACAGTAAGTTCTAGGCTTGTTTACAGGTGGTGGCATATTGTTTGTGTATGTCCAAGGTGTTCAGTGATTGTCCTTAAACCAGGTGCAAGGTGACTATGTGGTCTATGAGAACAAAATGGTGTCTTCCTATGAAGTTGGAGTGGGACCCCTTGGTGCCATCACAAGAGACAGCCATTATGAGTGAGTCTGTTTCAGATTCTGCTGGAAGATTAATTTTGGTGTTGTGGGATTTTACTGACTTTTTGATTCCTTTGCAAGGCTTTACTTCCAGTGTAGATATTCTACTACAAGCGTTGAATCCCTGGCTGTTGCTCTTTCATCCAATGATCCTCCTCTACCTGTAGTGGCTTCTGGTCCCCTCAGGGTAGAGCTGAGACTTGGCAATGGACAGTGTGTttcaaagggctgtgtggaaGGTGAGCTACTTCAGAATTCAGAGTACTCAGTGTTATCTTAAATCTTGTCTGGCTTGTATAACCAATTTTTCTGGTTCTCCACAGAGCAAGTAGCCTATACCTCCTACTACACTGAGGCTGAATACCCTGTGACCAAGGTCCTGAGGGATCCTGTGTATGTTGAGGTGCGCATGTTGGCGAGGACTGATCCTAATCTTGTCCTGGTCTTGGGACGCTGCTGGGCAAcctctacacctaaccccaacagTGTTCCTCAGTGGGATCTCCTGGTGAATGGGTAAGTTGGCAGTGCGCCCACCAGCAGTGCAGTCTGGTGCTTCAGTACAGGCTAATGCTGATGTGCTCCAAAGGTGCCCGTACAAGGATGATCGCTACCTGACCACTCTGGTTCCAGTTGTTGGGTCATCTGGACTTCAGTACCCTGGTCATTACAAGCGATTTGTCCTCAAAATGTTCACATTTGTGGATCATTCTTCCATGGCTCCTTTGAGAGAAAGGGTAAGCATCCTTTTTACCCCCCTCACTTTTGCAAATTGCAAAGAGCCAGTTCCTTATGGTACAACGTCCTTCCCCAGATTTTCATCCACTGCAGCACAGCTGTATGCTCTCCAACTGCAGGTGCCACCTGTGAACCCAGGTGCAACAGAAGGAGTAAGTAGATCCTTGCTTTTGATTCCTTGAGGAAACAGTCTCCTTGACCATGTACCCTCTTAGTCTTTGTTTTTTCAGACTGGTTCAAGAACTACGATTGCCTTTTAATCACTAAAGATTTGACACTACTAATCTGTTCTCTCTTCCAGGGAGAGACGTTGGATCATCTGTAAGGCACTCCAGACCTGTATCTGTTGTGTCTAGTGGAGAAGTGATCTACACCGATATCTCTTCAGCTTGAGAAGGATTATTATAGCactatgaataaaatattttcttaaaggTCATGCCTCTGCTTGTTCTTTATTCCTTATAGTAACTCCACCTGTGGGTGTGCAGGTAGTTTCAGTTGCTTTTTAGAGATTTGGAAACAAAGTACAGCTTGacatgaggggggggggggcagctGCATGATGGGATGGCAAGACACTGCCTCATTGCACCTCCTCCCCATGTTCTTAGCGCACACACATAGGCTGAGGATGGTTACTTACAGTCTGTAGTGATGGTTGCCGCAATATAAGTTTTCATGGCCCTACCTAAAAGGGCACAGTCTAAAGGTTGCCATGACTTAATCAGGTCACTTACACTTAAAATCAAGCTGCGCTAAGAATCTTAAAGCCTTTTGCAAGAGAGACTGGGTCAAAAATTTCAAGCAGAAACTGATTCATTTTGCTGCTTTTAAAATAACTTGTGTACTTGCAGTGATATTTGTTAGGTAAAATGTAACTTATACACTGAATGCAATGATATCACTCTTACTATATTCTCttttaagtgcatttttattcttaatttatctaatattttcagttatttttataCTCTAAATTCTAGACTAccttgtaaatgagggtcaccctcaaagTACTTCGGAGTTAAAATCAAGGTTGATTTTGGAAGTCTCGGACCAACGTTCACAAAACACATGATGTTGATCGTGGAAAGTTTTTACcttttcattaaaacattaactttatttaaaactTGATTAGAGCAATGCATGTCAGACAAATTGCAACAGGGG is a genomic window containing:
- the LOC103024655 gene encoding zona pellucida sperm-binding protein 4, which encodes MLLAAVRNLMIMGKLWGLLTFLLLSLSCLSNANLIWTQAEKEPQNLQLPGSLSPQTSGPGFPQQTPPLSSQFLGSPSSQVSGSLSAQLPGLSYAQPSLPLSVQSSGPLSVQAAGSPSAQQFPGLFSAQPSGSLSAQPSGSLSAQLSGPLSAQSSGSIYAPPTGLFSGPLSAQLSGPLYPQPSGLLSAQQPRPLFPQPSGPLFLQSPGPVLSQVPGQLFPQISENIAPQLPGPLVPTSYGPKIPLANAAKCQLNDVDKVPCGEPSIDASHCGAINCCFDGQNCYYGKTVTVQCTIDGQFVLVVARDATLPRISLDSISLLGGSDGPCGVADYNANFAIYQFPVTACGTRATVQGDYVVYENKMVSSYEVGVGPLGAITRDSHYELYFQCRYSTTSVESLAVALSSNDPPLPVVASGPLRVELRLGNGQCVSKGCVEEQVAYTSYYTEAEYPVTKVLRDPVYVEVRMLARTDPNLVLVLGRCWATSTPNPNSVPQWDLLVNGCPYKDDRYLTTLVPVVGSSGLQYPGHYKRFVLKMFTFVDHSSMAPLRERIFIHCSTAVCSPTAGATCEPRCNRRRRDVGSSVRHSRPVSVVSSGEVIYTDISSA